GTAACTCTTGCTCTGAAATTTCTCTATCTCTTTTTTTTAGTACACTTTGTCTTAATGATAATAGTTGTATCTTTTCTAATCCCATTACCATAATAGGAGCAGCATAGTATGAGATATGTGGTCTCATTTTCTCTTTCCAAATTCGCTCTACATGAGAAAAAATAGGCACTGGTAAACGACTCGATTCCTCAAGTTCTATCGACTCTTGCATATCATTTCCCCATCTTCTTACACGTTTCAATTTAAGTTTCCCGTCTAAAATAAACGTTAACAACAACAAGCCAATTTCTTTATGTTCAGGGAAAGAACATTTTTGCAATAAGTATGAGATCATTTCAATTGAGCTACTATCTTTCTCTGCTGTTTCTAATAAAAGCAATGTCCATCTTGCAAACAACAAAGGATCCATCGATTCCTTCGTTTCGTTCAAATAAGTACAAATTGTTCGCCACAATAACCGGGATATTTTAGAATGATTTTTAAAAATCATTTGAAATAGTTCTTTTTGATGAGTAAAAAGGAAGTGCTCCACTAACCATTCCGCAAGTAATTCATCAACTTCATCATAATTTGCTGTAAGCAGAAATAAATTTCTTAGTTTTCCCTCTGCTTCAAGCCATTCCACCCATTCGTAATCACGAGCAAATTCAACAAAGTACCGAACTGTTTCTATTTTTTTTATTGATTGTTTTATATAGGATAATTGCTCCTGCTCTACTGATGGAGGAACAGTTACAATATCACGAATACGCATTCTTTTCGTAATATAATTATCACCCATTAATTCCGCCCATCGTTTCACCGCTTTCACAAGTGACTGGTGATTATTTGCTTTATTCGGATACACAATAGGTCTTATCCCTAAATGTTCCCAATGGTATGTATTATCACCTTGTGCGACGAAAGCATAACGCCTTGTACTCGGTGGTAACCCTGTTGCTAAATATTTCATTACTGGGTCATTATGACTATACCCAACGAATAAAACGGTGTAATTCGAAAATAAATCCACTAGAAATCGTCTCGCCCATCCTTCCGTTAAGTAAGCCCTTCCAAAATCACCATCTGTTAAAATTAAAGCTTCTTTCTCCTGCTCTATATTCCCATGTATGTAAGCTAAGCCTTTAAACGCTCTCCCTGTCGGTAATGCAGGTGCATAATAAATATTTAGCTCTCTATTCATTTCCTTAATTGCATACGTAAAATGTTGATCAAAGTTTGTCGTTACAATGCGAACATCCGTATCTAACGGGAACAACCTTGGAATGGCATAATGTAATGGATTCGGTTTTGATTTTTCTATATTAACGAGATCTCTTGCAACTTGGTGTACATCTTTCGTTTTCGCAATTTTACCAAGATAATAATCGTGTGGTTCTGTCATCTCACGTTTTTCGACATATAAAGCTTTCGAAATTTCATCAACTAAATCATCGAAATTCGGTAAGTTTGATTTCCCTTTCATAGAAACTCCCGCTCCAACGAATAGTACTAACTTCCCTTGTTCAAGATGATCAATTAACTCATCTGGAATTTCTACTTCTGAAGTAATCCACATTCCGGATTCCCCCTTACCTAAAAATGTCATCTACTCTCATTTTACTATAACATTTTTTTGTTATTTTTATAATATTTAGATAAAATTTCAAACATGAAAAAATTTTATCTAAATAAATCCGTAACAATGTATGAACTCCTGAATTTATTGCAAAACTATGTATAAATCGGAGGTGTAAATATTGAATGATTTTACTGTAATAGTAATCAAATTTATATCATGTATTATCGCTTTTAGTATTGGACTCGCTTTATTTTTCCCCGCTACGTTCGTCCAAATTATTTCTTTTAGTCTATTTGTTACAATCGTTTCTTATATGTTTGTTGATAAAATCATTTTAAATCGAATTGGCGATTCTGCTGCCATTATGACGGATTTCTTACTTACGTATTTAAGCGTTTGGATTTTCGGAAATATTTTATTAGACAACTACATGCAAATCGCATGGGGCAGTATCCTTTCTGCCATCGTCTTTACATTATCAGAAGTAATCGTCCATCGTTTTTCTCATTCACGTACTCGTCATAACAACGATAATATTCGTATTAATCGCCGATTTGCGTATGGTACGGAGTTTGCTGAAGAACAGAATGTGTTGGATAAAGATAAGAAAAAGTAACGTTTTGATGAAGGAGTTCCCTTTTGGATAAGGTGGTGCTCCTTTTTTACATTATCATTACGGTGAATGAAATTATATTTGCGACTTTTAAGATTTATCGACAAAAATAAAAAGAAGCTGTTCCAAATTTCCATTTAGAATAACTTCTCCTTCAACACTTACTTACGCTTCTACTTTTAAATCTTTTAACGCAATAACATCCGCAAATGCTCCCAACACTGCGTTATGATGCTTCACAATGTCTTCAGCACGTAATACATCTGTATCGAACGTGCTATGGGCATCACTTACTAACGTTACTTTATATCCTTCACTAAATGCTCTGCGTATTGTCGTATCCACACAATACTCTGTTTGCATTCCTGAAATAATAACGTGTTCAATTCCTTTTTCTTGTAACACTTCGTTTAAGTTTGTCTTATGGAATGAATCTGGCGTCGTCTTTTCAACGATACTGTCCCCTTTTTGCGGAGCGATCGCCGCATGTACTTTCCAGCCATATGTACCTTTTTCTAACGGATGATCTTTTGGTCCGTTATGTTGGACATAAATAACCGGAAGACCATTCGAACGACATTCCCCAATAAGTTCTTGCAAAGTTTCTAAAAACTTTTCCCCATTATGTACTGGCATTCCCGCTGTATACATACCTGCTTGCACATCAATTACTAATAATGCTTTTTTCATTTCGCACAGCTCCCTTTGTTTGTATAAGCCATTACATACTCATTATAATGCTTTATATTCCACCATCCAACAATCTTCTAATTTCCCTTCATGCAGTTCATGTTCCTTTAATATCATCACCTTTTTAAATCCACATTTTTCATAGCACTTAATCGCACGTTCATTATTTACTTTCGGATCCATTGCGATTGCTTCTGCTCCCATTTCACCCATAATGTATGTAATCGCTGCCTGAACGAGTTTTGTTCCAATTCCCTTTCCCCAATAATTAGGCTCACCAATAAATTGGTCCATCCCCCATATATTTTGTGATTCTTCATATCCATATAAAGCTTTCCATTCAGAATCAACAGGATACATTTGTATGTAACCGATCGGCATTTCATCAAATTCTACTATGCATCTTTTTTCATTACTGTTTGGATTATGTATAAAGTGATTAAGTACCTTTTCTACAGATTGCGGATTATCTCTTCCTTCGTAATACTGTAAAACTTCTGGATCTGTTAACCATTTAGAGATGATAGGTGCATCGTCTTTTGTTACATATCTAACCGATAAATTATTGTTTTGAAATAACATGTAGCACCTCGTTGCTAGTATTTTATAAACTGTTAAACTTTATTTTACATCATCATCTTTCTTATTTAATTACTTCTACTCCTCCCATGTATGGACGCAATACTTCTGGGATTATAACTGAGCCGTCTTCTTGTTGGTAGTTTTCTAAAATAGCTGCTACTGTACGCCCTATAGCTAACCCAGAACCATTTAACGTGTGCACAAATTCTGGTTTTGCACCTGATGTACGACGGAAACGTATGCTTGCACGACGCGCTTGGAAATCTTCACAGTTTGAGCAAGAAGATATTTCACGATATACCCCATAACTTGGTAACCAAACTTCAATGTCATATGTTTTCGCAGCTGGAAATGCTATATCAGCTGTACATAATACGATAACTCGATAAGGTAATCGTAACAATTGTAGTACTCTTTCGGCATTCGCAGTTAATTTTTCTAACTCATCGTATGATTCTTCCGGCTTAGTATATTTAACCATTTCAACTTTGCTAAATTGGTGCTGGCGAATAAGTCCTCTCGTGTCACGTCCTGCACTACCAGCTTCAGAACGGAAACATGGCGTATGAGCGGTAAAATTAATAGGCAATTCTGCATCATTTAATATTTCGTCACGATAATAGTTCGCTAATGGTACTTCCGCCGTTGGAATTAAAGAGTAATCTGTGTCTTTTAATGTAAATACATCTTCCTTAAATTTCGGGAATTGTCCGGTTCCTATTAAACTATCGCTATTTACGATAAACGGTGGAATCACTTCCGTATATCCATGTTCTTCAACATGTAAATCTAGCATAAAGTTAGCTACTGCTCGCTCTAAACGTGCTCCCAAGCCATTGTAATATACGAAGCGGCTTCCTGTTACTTTTGCTGCTCGCTCAAAATCTAGTAACCCTAATTTTTCAGCAACTTCCCAATGTGGTTTTGCTTCAAATGAAAATTCGTTTATTTCTCCCCACTTACGTAATTCAACATTATCATCTTCTGATGCTCCAATAGGAACTGTTTCATTAGGTATATTTGGTAATGCCATTAATATAGAATTCAATTCCTCTTCTACATTACGTAACTCATCATCTAACGTTTTAATACTTTCTCCTACTTCACGCATTTCACTAATAAGTTCATTAGCATCTTGTTTTTCACGCTTTAACTTCGCAATACGCTCAGATACTCCATTACGTTTACTTTTTAATTCTTCTACTTCTACTAACAGTTCACGACGATTTTGATCTAATTCTTCAAATGTATCCAATTCAAGAAACTCTCCACCGCGATTAATCAATTTTTTCTTTACTTCTTCAAAATTAGCACGTAATACTTTTACATCTAACATGTCTTATCTCTCCTTTAATAAGTGACTAATGTCATCTTCTTCGTTCACATTAAGCTTTTAAGATAGGGAATTTCACTAAAAAACACAAAAAACTCCCGTCCCTATAAAAGGGACGAGAGTTAACCCGCGTTGCCACCCTAGTTGAAAGCATAGAAAATATAAGCTTTCCACTTAAAAAATTAACGGTTTTTAACCGGAAACGATTACTAACTTCACATTGAAGGGTTCCACATTTCACTCAAGGACGGATTCACAAGCGCTTTCTATCGGTTTACACCACCCACCGACTCTCTAAAAGAAAAGATACTTGTTACTACTTCCTTTCATAACTTTTAAACAATATAAATTTTAATTATCATTACTTTACAATAATTCTGTTTATTTTTCAAGAAAATATTGTATCTTTAAAATAAAGAGTTCATATAATCAAACCACAAATAAACTGGAGGTTATTTACGATGTCTCATATCACTTTGAAAACAATAACTTCTACAAACTGGCGAGAAACGCTTACTAAAACAATTTTTAATGTAACAAAGCAAAAAACTAAAACAATTTGGAGATGAGAATTTGAAATCGACTTTAATCATTCTTCGAGGAAACTCCGCAAGTGGCAAAACAACAATCGCAAAGGAATTACAAGAACATTTCGGGCAAGGTACACTTCTAGTCTCTCAAGACGTAGTGCGTAGAGATATGCTAAGAGTCCACGACACAATGGATAACTTATCTCATGATCTACTATTTGAAATTACGAAATATGGAAAAGGAAAATGTGAAATTGTTATTTTAGAAGGTATTTTGAACAGCCGTAGATACGGTGCTATGCTGAAAGAATTAATACATTATTTTGAAGGAAACACTTATACATATTATTTTGACCTATCACTTGAAGAAACGATTAGACGGCATAATACAAGAGAAAAGCAGCATGAATTTGGTGAGGATGCATTACAGAAATGGTATAATCCGCACGATACAATTGAAGTGAATAAAGAAACTGTGTTTACAGATGATTTCACGCAGAAAGATATATTTCATACGATACTTAATGATATAACTATTCCGCATTAAATTCAGCATATTGAGCGTACTTGTTCTCGGACTTATTTTCAATCAATCCATGAAACAATATAATTTACAAATTATTATCTTAATCTTTCATTAAATTTATATTTTTTATGATTTGTAATTGTCATAAATAGAAACTGCCAATGTACAAAATAGTACTCAAATAAATAACACAAAAAGGGCATATTCCTTTTTGAATCGCCCTTTCCCCTTGAAAATATGAAAATTAACTATTATATTCCTGATTTCCAAGCAATGATGATAAATGTAGTCCAGAATATAGTTCCTAATATAATTGCTATATTTAATAGTATTAAAAACTTAAGTGATGCTGTATACTGCTTTGTTCCACGATATAGAAGTATCAAAGTTATCAATGATATTGTTGTAAATAAATACGCCATTACTGCTCCTATCCAATACCATATCATTGTATTGGAACCCCAATAAGCCATAAACTGAAACAATATACTAAAAATCATTCCTAAAATTGCAAAAAATAAGGAAATAACTATAGATTTCATGATGTTGTTACCTCCTTTTAAAAATTTTAATAGAATTAAAATGTTTTTACTAGGCTTGGTCTATAGTTATTAGCAAAACTGTCTAATAAACCATAAGGTCCGATAATAGTTGTAGAAGTAGGAACCATAAATGGAAGGTTACCCGAGCCATAATAATATGCTTGATATACAATTTTTGAACAATATGTTGGATCAGTACCTTTTGTATTCAAAGTCACTCCATAACTAGGAAATCTGTCTTGAGTTGCACTACCACTAGAAGAATAATATGTTCTATCTGCCCAAGAAGCGGCATTACCAGCTACATAATTATAAGAAGAAGAAACTCGATACATCCATACAGTACCTTTTCCAGTATATTCATCTAACCATTGTTGTACAGTTCTTTGTCTTGTAGTATTTAATACTCCTCGATTTGTATTAATAGCATACCCTGGAGCATCTAAAATATAATTGTCTCCATTGGCTATAGCTGCATGACCAGCAATACCATAAAAGGACGTACCATTAGTAATAAGTATGTCACCTCTTTTAATATTGAACCCTTGATAGTAGGCTCCTTGCCATCCTGAATCTTTTGCAGGTACTTCTTTAACCTTATCGTTTTTTATTTTCTCAAATGCTTTTTCATTATCAGTAACAATTTTCTCCCATTGCTCATATGTTATGCTTTTATCTATCGCTCCAGCTTTTATCCCTTCATTGTACTTTTGTTTTAAGTCTCCATTGGCTATATTCTCATTTGCTGAAGCTGATGGTGAATTAATAAAGAATATCATACATATTGATAATACCGTTAAAATGACTGACAAAAGCCTTCTCATCTGTATTCCTCCTTTAATTTTCTGAATTTTCTTAATAATATGTTTTTAACATTTTTCAATAAAAATAAAGTTGATAAATAATTGATAAACAATTCTCCCCAAAAGTAATGATTATAGGAATCTCTTCCTTCAATTACTCTATATCCTTTCAATTCATTGCAATGTTCACCCTATAATTCTGTTGTTATATTCTGTCCTCACTTTTTATAAAAGTGAGGACAGAATATAATAATAATTAACACTAAAAAGCATCGTCTTCCTGAATAGTTTCTATAATAAATTCTTTTAAACTTTGGGCTATTTCTTCCATTTCGTCATCCTCGTGATACCAAATATATACTTCATCATCCATGAAGCCGCTATTTATTTTAAAGCACAATTTATCCCCTGAACCATCGTCACCAATTACGATAAGGTTTTCTGGCATATGCTCATCTCTCATGTCAACGTTTTGTCTAACTATATCATCCCAAGTTTTCGTTACATTTCTACTATCTTTAATCGGATATAGTATCCATTCCCCTATTTCAGCATTATTAACTAATTTAATAAGATCCCTATATTGATTTGGGAAAGCAGCACCTAACTTTTCTTCAGTTTCTTTTATTTGCAACTCCAATACACCTTGTTTCTTTGTTTCAATATATTCTCTTACTTCTTTCATGAAATACACCTATCCTTTGAACTTAATTACACTATTATGAGTGAAAATGTTTAGTAAATGATTTGATCCGATTTATACATTTCATTATACGTTAACCCGTCGTTGTCAACATACTATTCTTCTCTACTTCTCAATAAATTTTTATTCTACTTCCTCACCTCATTATTAATAGTTTTATTTTATAAACATGATACAAGTTTCATTTTCCTGTTATGTTTTAGTACAGATTTAGTAATAAACCCTTTAAAAATTCTATTTTACTTCCACTCAAAAAATAAAAGCCAGTCTCAATAAAGAGAACTGACTTCTATTTGGATAATTATTATAAAACTTTTACTTTAACAGTTTTTCTTCCCCAATTCATGGCTTTACTTTTGGAGCCCATTAAAACATCAATACGATTACCTTTAATTGCACTTCCAGTATCACCAGCGATAGCTTCTCCATAACCTTCTACCCATACTTTAGATCCTAATGGGATTACTTTCGGGTCAACTGCAATAATTCTCATATTCGGATTTTTCGTTAAATCATGCCCCATTGCAGTTAAAACGCGTCCACCATATGTACCATTTTCACTTGGATCAGCAGTATACGCTGTCGCTACTACCGTTAATTCACGTTTAGCAGACTGTATGTTGTTTTTTGATACTTCTTTCGCTCTCTCTTCTTCTTTAGCTTTTGCTATTTCTTGCGCTTTTTCTTCTTCTTTGGCTTTTGCTATTTCTTGCGCTTTTTCTTCTTCTTTAGCTTTTGCTATTTCTTGCGCTTTTTCTTCTTCTTTAGCTTTTGCTATTTCTTGCGCTTTTTCTTCTTCTTTAGCTTTTGCTATTTCTTGCGCTTTTTCTTCTTCTTTAGCTTTTGCTATTTCTTGCGCTTTTTCTTCTTCTTTAGCTTTTGCTATTTCTTGCGCTTTTTCTTCTTCTTTAGCTTTTGTTATTTCTTTTGCTTTCTCTACTTCTTTAGCTTTTACTATTTCTTTTGCTTTCTCTTCTTCTTTAGCTTTTACTATTTCTTTTGCTTTCTCTTCTTCTTTAGCTTTTACTATTTCTTTTGCTTTCTCTTCTTCTTTAGCTTTTACTACTTCTTTGACTTTTGCCTCTTCTTTAGGCTTTACTATTTCTTGCGCTTTCGGTTCTTCTTCAACTTTTACTTCTTCTTTAGTTTTTGTTATTTCTTGCGCTTTTGGTTCTTCCTTAACTTTTACTTCTTCTTTAGGCTTTGTTATTTCTTGCGCTTTTGGTTCTTCCTTAACTTTCACTTCCTCTTTAGGCTTTGTTACTTCTTGCGTTTTCTGCTCTTCTTTAACTTTTACTTTCTCTGATACTTTCACTACTTCTTTAGACTTTACTATTTCTTGTGCTTTCGTTTCTTTTTGCACTTTTGCTACTTTCTGCGTCTTTACTTCTTTCTTTTCTTTAACTGATTTTTGTACTTTCGCTACTTGCTTCGTTTTCTCTTCAGTTTTCTTTTCAATTGGTACTGTACTTGATAGGAAAGAAACATTTGCATAAGCTGTTTTTCCTTTATACTCAAATTGCAGCCATCCGTCTTTTACTTGATGCGTTGATTCAATTACATCATCTTTTTTTAGTCTACCAAGAATTTCTGATTCTGTATTTGCTTCAGTACGTACATTTAATAAATTCGCCGTTACATGATACACATCTTTTGTAAACTCCGAACTTACAAATACTTCCTTACCATTTAACTCAATTTTTGACCAGCCATCTTCGGTATTTATGACTTTTAACTCTTGCCCATTCTTTACTTTTTCGACAACTTTTGATTCCGTAGTCGGTTTTTCACGTACGTTGAGTACATCTGCTGTTACGATTGTTTCTGCGGTAGCAGTTGTAGTAAAAGCTCCCAATCCAAAAACAGTTGCTGTTGCTGCGCCAATTACTTTTTTCATATTAGCCTCCATTATGTTTTTTTGAATTCTATCAAATACTTCCATAAATTTATGGAAGTATTTGCAGCAGTATATTAGCACCACTTAATATACCGCTATTAAAACTCCTTACTCCAATACTATCAAATTCTTATTTCTAATTCTATATATTATAATTTTCCTTATTTTCTATAAACGTTTTATACCCTTCTTCACACTAAATAGTTGTCGCAATTCCCGCCAAAAACAAACTGACGATTGCTAAAAATTGAGTAGCGACTATAGCCCCTCTTAAATGAAACTTATAATCTTTATATCCCTTCATCCCTTCCGTACAAGGAATAACAACAAATCTCGGGGTGATCCAACAAAAGATTAGCCAATCAATTATGAATAAATCTACTAAATTGAAAAACATTAAAATACCAAAAGTATGTAAATAGGCATCAACATATAATAGTTTTTCATGTTTATGTAGTATATATGTGGAAACGAAAGGAGTACCGAAAAGAATAGCGTTATAGGCAATATTAAAGTAAATCGTTTGCTTTTTTTCATGAATCGATTTCGGAAAAACTACCTTTTGAATATCTTCCGGATAATCAGTTAACGAAAGTCGAGGATTATAATATAAGGACCCTAAAATCATTACGGACAGTACAATAGACATAAGGAAACCAACGTACATCATTTGCTCAAATGAACTCATATTCATCATTCACCCTTTTCAGTAGTTACTATGTAGATAACTCATTTAATTACCTATTGTATGTACGCACATAACCAAAAATTAACAATCCTTTCAACACCGAATCAAAATTGTTGCAATGCAAAAACAATTTTTATAAAGTGAAAGCCTAATTAGTTAAGTTAGGGCTGGTGAAAACTATGAAAATTGAACATATTGCAATTTGGGTAAATGATTTAGAATTAATGCGTACTTTCTATACGAAGTACTTTAATGGTAAAGCAAACTCTTTATATCATAATGAAACGAAACAATTCGAATCTTATTTTATTACGTTCGATTCTGGAGCAAGGCTTGAACTTATGCGCAAAAAAGGTATTGAAAATGAGCCCAATCTTAATATAACTGGCTATGCACATATGGCATTCTCTGTCGGTAGTGAAGAACGTGTAAATGAATTAACTACAACATTAAAAGATGATGGTTATCCTTTATTAAATGGACCGCGTTTCACTGGAGATGGCTATTACGAAAGTGTAATAAGCGACCCGGAAGGCAATCAAATAGAAATCACTATTTAACGCTTGTTTATCTTTTCTGAAGAACAAATAAAAGTTAGTTTGGAGGAATCATATGCATAAGCTACATTTCAAAAAATTTGAAGCAGCGGATTTTAATCTATACTTTCAGCTCGTATCGAACGAAAAAGTCATGGCACAAATTACAGAGCGTGCTATTCCGTTAGAAGAAGCGCAAAACGACTATGAAAAATTGTTACTGCGCAATGAAAAACATAAATTATTTGGTTCCAATAAAGTTTATGACTCTAGTACAAATGAATTCATTGGACTTGGACATATAACAGTGAATGAAGATAATGTAAAAGAAGCTGAACTTGGTTATATGTTATTGCCAGAACACTGGGGAAAAAGATATGGTAGTTGTATTGCAAAAGAATTAATTGAAATAGCGAAGCATACTGATGTAAACGTACTAAAAGCAATTATCGATCCAAATAATATCCCCTCTCGAAAAATTTTATTAAACGCTGGTTTTACATCAGATATAGTTTGTGAGATTGATGGATTACCCGGGGAGATTTTAAGTAAATATATTTAACTATACAAAAAGGTGATGCACCCATTCATAAAAGGCGTCTACGTTAATACATCTGACCTCTCCATTAAAGATTGGCCAGATGCTTA
This genomic interval from Bacillus cereus contains the following:
- a CDS encoding YndM family protein yields the protein MNDFTVIVIKFISCIIAFSIGLALFFPATFVQIISFSLFVTIVSYMFVDKIILNRIGDSAAIMTDFLLTYLSVWIFGNILLDNYMQIAWGSILSAIVFTLSEVIVHRFSHSRTRHNNDNIRINRRFAYGTEFAEEQNVLDKDKKK
- a CDS encoding cysteine hydrolase family protein; the protein is MKKALLVIDVQAGMYTAGMPVHNGEKFLETLQELIGECRSNGLPVIYVQHNGPKDHPLEKGTYGWKVHAAIAPQKGDSIVEKTTPDSFHKTNLNEVLQEKGIEHVIISGMQTEYCVDTTIRRAFSEGYKVTLVSDAHSTFDTDVLRAEDIVKHHNAVLGAFADVIALKDLKVEA
- a CDS encoding GNAT family N-acetyltransferase, whose protein sequence is MLFQNNNLSVRYVTKDDAPIISKWLTDPEVLQYYEGRDNPQSVEKVLNHFIHNPNSNEKRCIVEFDEMPIGYIQMYPVDSEWKALYGYEESQNIWGMDQFIGEPNYWGKGIGTKLVQAAITYIMGEMGAEAIAMDPKVNNERAIKCYEKCGFKKVMILKEHELHEGKLEDCWMVEYKAL
- the serS gene encoding serine--tRNA ligase, with the protein product MLDVKVLRANFEEVKKKLINRGGEFLELDTFEELDQNRRELLVEVEELKSKRNGVSERIAKLKREKQDANELISEMREVGESIKTLDDELRNVEEELNSILMALPNIPNETVPIGASEDDNVELRKWGEINEFSFEAKPHWEVAEKLGLLDFERAAKVTGSRFVYYNGLGARLERAVANFMLDLHVEEHGYTEVIPPFIVNSDSLIGTGQFPKFKEDVFTLKDTDYSLIPTAEVPLANYYRDEILNDAELPINFTAHTPCFRSEAGSAGRDTRGLIRQHQFSKVEMVKYTKPEESYDELEKLTANAERVLQLLRLPYRVIVLCTADIAFPAAKTYDIEVWLPSYGVYREISSCSNCEDFQARRASIRFRRTSGAKPEFVHTLNGSGLAIGRTVAAILENYQQEDGSVIIPEVLRPYMGGVEVIK
- a CDS encoding kinase yields the protein MKSTLIILRGNSASGKTTIAKELQEHFGQGTLLVSQDVVRRDMLRVHDTMDNLSHDLLFEITKYGKGKCEIVILEGILNSRRYGAMLKELIHYFEGNTYTYYFDLSLEETIRRHNTREKQHEFGEDALQKWYNPHDTIEVNKETVFTDDFTQKDIFHTILNDITIPH
- a CDS encoding DUF3902 family protein, whose amino-acid sequence is MKSIVISLFFAILGMIFSILFQFMAYWGSNTMIWYWIGAVMAYLFTTISLITLILLYRGTKQYTASLKFLILLNIAIILGTIFWTTFIIIAWKSGI
- a CDS encoding SMI1/KNR4 family protein — encoded protein: MKEVREYIETKKQGVLELQIKETEEKLGAAFPNQYRDLIKLVNNAEIGEWILYPIKDSRNVTKTWDDIVRQNVDMRDEHMPENLIVIGDDGSGDKLCFKINSGFMDDEVYIWYHEDDEMEEIAQSLKEFIIETIQEDDAF
- the entB gene encoding cell wall-binding protein EntB gives rise to the protein MKKVIGAATATVFGLGAFTTTATAETIVTADVLNVREKPTTESKVVEKVKNGQELKVINTEDGWSKIELNGKEVFVSSEFTKDVYHVTANLLNVRTEANTESEILGRLKKDDVIESTHQVKDGWLQFEYKGKTAYANVSFLSSTVPIEKKTEEKTKQVAKVQKSVKEKKEVKTQKVAKVQKETKAQEIVKSKEVVKVSEKVKVKEEQKTQEVTKPKEEVKVKEEPKAQEITKPKEEVKVKEEPKAQEITKTKEEVKVEEEPKAQEIVKPKEEAKVKEVVKAKEEEKAKEIVKAKEEEKAKEIVKAKEEEKAKEIVKAKEVEKAKEITKAKEEEKAQEIAKAKEEEKAQEIAKAKEEEKAQEIAKAKEEEKAQEIAKAKEEEKAQEIAKAKEEEKAQEIAKAKEEEKAQEIAKAKEEERAKEVSKNNIQSAKRELTVVATAYTADPSENGTYGGRVLTAMGHDLTKNPNMRIIAVDPKVIPLGSKVWVEGYGEAIAGDTGSAIKGNRIDVLMGSKSKAMNWGRKTVKVKVL
- a CDS encoding nitroreductase, which codes for MSSFEQMMYVGFLMSIVLSVMILGSLYYNPRLSLTDYPEDIQKVVFPKSIHEKKQTIYFNIAYNAILFGTPFVSTYILHKHEKLLYVDAYLHTFGILMFFNLVDLFIIDWLIFCWITPRFVVIPCTEGMKGYKDYKFHLRGAIVATQFLAIVSLFLAGIATTI
- a CDS encoding VOC family protein, giving the protein MKIEHIAIWVNDLELMRTFYTKYFNGKANSLYHNETKQFESYFITFDSGARLELMRKKGIENEPNLNITGYAHMAFSVGSEERVNELTTTLKDDGYPLLNGPRFTGDGYYESVISDPEGNQIEITI
- a CDS encoding GNAT family N-acetyltransferase; this encodes MHKLHFKKFEAADFNLYFQLVSNEKVMAQITERAIPLEEAQNDYEKLLLRNEKHKLFGSNKVYDSSTNEFIGLGHITVNEDNVKEAELGYMLLPEHWGKRYGSCIAKELIEIAKHTDVNVLKAIIDPNNIPSRKILLNAGFTSDIVCEIDGLPGEILSKYI